The following coding sequences are from one Triticum dicoccoides isolate Atlit2015 ecotype Zavitan chromosome 4A, WEW_v2.0, whole genome shotgun sequence window:
- the LOC119286427 gene encoding filaggrin-2-like, giving the protein MATIIMRVDLDCDRCYKKIRKVLCKLQDRENIKMISYDEKSNTVTVSGSFDAEEVADRLCSDAGKVITDVQVARGNQMNPSAKVAPKQHGKEGHGHGPGPQAHGHGHGAGPQAHSYGGKPEKTKHVKFGMDDDERIDRHGPGPQVHGHGGKPDKTKHVQFGMEDDERIDRRGHHDQGHGQGHGHGHGNGHGGKPKVVTTTAMSRNEAPRGQQPASMAAMAPMRMPTLAPSMTMMPQAMATPSIWPAAPGWGYSAPAYGYGHAGGAPAGGYYGGPVYDHGAYGAYVGGYGRNPYQPQCYEEEPSAGCIVM; this is encoded by the exons ATGGCGACAATCATCATGAGAGTCGACCTTGACTGCGACCGATGCTACAAGAAGATCAGAAAGGTCCTCTGCAAGCTCCAAG ACAGAGAAAACATCAAGATGATCTCGTACGACGAGAAGAGCAACACGGTGACTGTGTCCGGCTCCTTCGACGCCGAGGAGGTCGCCGACAGGCTCTGCTCCGATGCTGGCAAGGTGATCACCGACGTACAAGTCGCCAGGGGGAACCAGATGAACCCCAGTGCCAAGGTGGCGCCCAAGCAGCACGGCAAGGAGGGCCACGGCCACGGCCCCGGCCCCCAAGCGCACGGTCACGGCCACGGCGCTGGGCCCCAAGCGCACAGTTACGGCGGCAAGCCGGAGAAGACCAAGCACGTCAAGTTCGGCATGGACGACGACGAACGAATCGATCGGCACGGCCCCGGACCGCAAGTGCACGGTCACGGCGGCAAGCCGGACAAGACCAAGCACGTCCAGTTCGGCATGGAGGACGACGAACGAATCGATCGGCGCGGTCACCACGACCAAGGCCACGGACAAGGACATGGACATGGACACGGCAATGGCCACGGTGGAAAGCCGAAGGTGGTAACTACCACGGCGATGTCACGGAATGAGGCCCCGCGCGGCCAGCAGCCGGCGTCCATGGCGGCCATGGCGCCGATGCGGATGCCGACGCTGGCGCCTAGCATGACGATGATGCCGCAGGCGATGGCCACGCCGTCCATCTGGCCGGCCGCCCCTGGGTGGGGGTACAGCGCACCCGCATACGGGTACGGGCACGCCGGAGGGGCACCTGCCGGCGGGTACTACGGCGGGCCCGTGTACGACCACGGCGCGTACGGGGCGTACGTCGGAGGGTACGGCAGGAATCCGTACCAGCCGCAGTGCTACGAGGAGGAGCCTAGCGCTGGGTGCATCGTCATGTGA